The following coding sequences are from one Rhodospirillales bacterium window:
- the mdh gene encoding malate dehydrogenase, whose product MARPKIALVGAGNIGGTLAHLITLKELGDVVVFDVVEGMPQGKALDLAQSAPVERVSVSLKGTQDYADIAGASVVIVTAGIARKPGMSRDDLIGTNVKVMKAVGDGIKTHCPEAFVICVTNPLDVMVWALREFTGQPHHMVCGMAGVLDSARFRCFLAEEFGVSVQDVTAFVLGGHGDTMVPSVRYSTVAGIPLPDLVKMGWTTQEKLDKIVQRTRDGGAEIVGLLKTGSAFYAPATSAIEMAEAYLKDKKRVLPCAAYCDGVYGLSGVYVGVPTVIGAGGIEKIVEIELSAEEKQMFDNSVNAVRSLVDVAKGLM is encoded by the coding sequence ATGGCAAGACCCAAAATCGCGCTCGTCGGCGCCGGCAATATCGGCGGCACCCTCGCGCATCTCATCACCCTCAAGGAACTCGGCGATGTCGTTGTGTTCGATGTCGTCGAAGGCATGCCGCAAGGCAAAGCTCTCGACTTGGCGCAATCGGCCCCGGTCGAGCGGGTCAGCGTGTCGCTCAAGGGAACACAGGACTACGCCGACATCGCCGGCGCATCGGTGGTCATCGTTACCGCCGGCATCGCCCGCAAGCCGGGGATGAGCCGGGACGACCTGATCGGCACCAACGTCAAGGTCATGAAGGCCGTTGGCGACGGGATCAAGACCCACTGTCCCGAAGCGTTCGTCATCTGCGTCACCAACCCGCTCGACGTGATGGTGTGGGCGCTTCGAGAGTTCACCGGTCAGCCGCATCACATGGTCTGCGGCATGGCGGGGGTCCTTGACTCCGCGCGCTTCCGCTGCTTCCTCGCCGAGGAGTTCGGCGTCTCCGTCCAAGACGTGACCGCGTTCGTGCTCGGCGGCCACGGCGACACCATGGTGCCGTCGGTGCGGTACTCCACCGTGGCCGGCATTCCGCTGCCGGACCTGGTCAAGATGGGCTGGACCACCCAGGAGAAGCTCGACAAGATCGTGCAACGCACCCGTGACGGCGGCGCTGAGATCGTCGGCTTGCTGAAGACCGGCTCGGCATTCTACGCGCCGGCGACTTCGGCGATCGAGATGGCCGAGGCTTATCTGAAGGACAAGAAGCGCGTCCTGCCCTGCGCTGCGTATTGCGATGGCGTCTACGGGCTGAGCGGCGTCTATGTCGGGGTTCCGACCGTGATCGGCGCCGGCGGCATCGAGAAGATCGTCGAGATCGAACTCAGCGCCGAGGAAAAGCAGATGTTCGATAACTCGGTGAACGCCGTGCGCTCACTGGTCGATGTCGCAAAGGGCCTGATGTAG